A genomic window from Salvia miltiorrhiza cultivar Shanhuang (shh) chromosome 5, IMPLAD_Smil_shh, whole genome shotgun sequence includes:
- the LOC130987215 gene encoding AIG2-like protein D isoform X2, translating to MGSSVPAPLSNVFVYGSLLADDVVRALLGRLPSSSPAILPNHQRFSIKERVYPAIIPVEDKKVDGKVLLGITPPELHILDEFEDFEYERATVDVIVKDGMEKLKAYTYIWENKTDPNLYGQWDFEEWKILHMEDFLKMTKGFMEEMELPDAKTRVATTNLLRAGESSRL from the exons ATGGGTTCCTCTGTTCCTGCTCCACTTTCCAACGTCTTCGTCTATGGCAGCCTCCTTGCTGACGACGTCGTTCGAGCCCTCTTGGGTCGACTTCCCTCTTCTTCCCCTGCCATCCTTCCCAACCA CCAGCGGTTTAGTATCAAGGAACGTGTTTACCCTGCAATCATACCTGTTGAAGATAAGAAAGTCGATGGCAAG GTTCTCCTGGGCATCACACCTCCAGAACTTCatattttggatgaatttgagGATTTTGAGTATGAAAGAGCAACTGTCGATGTGATTGTGAAG GATGGTATGGAGAAATTGAAAGCCTACACATATATATGGGAAAACAAGACTGATCCGAACTTATATGGCCAGTGGGATTTTGAA GAATGGAAAATATTGCACATGGAGGACTTCTTGAAGATGACGAAGGGTTTCATGGAAGAAATGGAGCTACCTGATGCCAAGACACGAGTTGCaac CACAAACCTGCTTCGTGCAGGTGAATCGTCTCGACTCTGA
- the LOC130987215 gene encoding AIG2-like protein D isoform X3, translating to MGSSVPAPLSNVFVYGSLLADDVVRALLGRLPSSSPAILPNHQRFSIKERVYPAIIPVEDKKVDGKVLLGITPPELHILDEFEDFEYERATVDVIVKDGMEKLKAYTYIWENKTDPNLYGQWDFEEWKILHMEDFLKMTKGFMEEMELPDAKTRVATL from the exons ATGGGTTCCTCTGTTCCTGCTCCACTTTCCAACGTCTTCGTCTATGGCAGCCTCCTTGCTGACGACGTCGTTCGAGCCCTCTTGGGTCGACTTCCCTCTTCTTCCCCTGCCATCCTTCCCAACCA CCAGCGGTTTAGTATCAAGGAACGTGTTTACCCTGCAATCATACCTGTTGAAGATAAGAAAGTCGATGGCAAG GTTCTCCTGGGCATCACACCTCCAGAACTTCatattttggatgaatttgagGATTTTGAGTATGAAAGAGCAACTGTCGATGTGATTGTGAAG GATGGTATGGAGAAATTGAAAGCCTACACATATATATGGGAAAACAAGACTGATCCGAACTTATATGGCCAGTGGGATTTTGAA GAATGGAAAATATTGCACATGGAGGACTTCTTGAAGATGACGAAGGGTTTCATGGAAGAAATGGAGCTACCTGATGCCAAGACACGAGTTGCaac TTTATAA
- the LOC130987215 gene encoding AIG2-like protein D isoform X4 — protein sequence MGSSVPAPLSNVFVYGSLLADDVVRALLGRLPSSSPAILPNHQRFSIKERVYPAIIPVEDKKVDGKVLLGITPPELHILDEFEDFEYERATVDVIVKDGMEKLKAYTYIWENKTDPNLYGQWDFEEWKILHMEDFLKMTKGFMEEMELPDAKTRVAT from the exons ATGGGTTCCTCTGTTCCTGCTCCACTTTCCAACGTCTTCGTCTATGGCAGCCTCCTTGCTGACGACGTCGTTCGAGCCCTCTTGGGTCGACTTCCCTCTTCTTCCCCTGCCATCCTTCCCAACCA CCAGCGGTTTAGTATCAAGGAACGTGTTTACCCTGCAATCATACCTGTTGAAGATAAGAAAGTCGATGGCAAG GTTCTCCTGGGCATCACACCTCCAGAACTTCatattttggatgaatttgagGATTTTGAGTATGAAAGAGCAACTGTCGATGTGATTGTGAAG GATGGTATGGAGAAATTGAAAGCCTACACATATATATGGGAAAACAAGACTGATCCGAACTTATATGGCCAGTGGGATTTTGAA GAATGGAAAATATTGCACATGGAGGACTTCTTGAAGATGACGAAGGGTTTCATGGAAGAAATGGAGCTACCTGATGCCAAGACACGAGTTGCaac GTGA
- the LOC130987215 gene encoding AIG2-like protein D isoform X1 has product MGSSVPAPLSNVFVYGSLLADDVVRALLGRLPSSSPAILPNHQRFSIKERVYPAIIPVEDKKVDGKVLLGITPPELHILDEFEDFEYERATVDVIVKDGMEKLKAYTYIWENKTDPNLYGQWDFEEWKILHMEDFLKMTKGFMEEMELPDAKTRVATYDSFYERIENKHSNP; this is encoded by the exons ATGGGTTCCTCTGTTCCTGCTCCACTTTCCAACGTCTTCGTCTATGGCAGCCTCCTTGCTGACGACGTCGTTCGAGCCCTCTTGGGTCGACTTCCCTCTTCTTCCCCTGCCATCCTTCCCAACCA CCAGCGGTTTAGTATCAAGGAACGTGTTTACCCTGCAATCATACCTGTTGAAGATAAGAAAGTCGATGGCAAG GTTCTCCTGGGCATCACACCTCCAGAACTTCatattttggatgaatttgagGATTTTGAGTATGAAAGAGCAACTGTCGATGTGATTGTGAAG GATGGTATGGAGAAATTGAAAGCCTACACATATATATGGGAAAACAAGACTGATCCGAACTTATATGGCCAGTGGGATTTTGAA GAATGGAAAATATTGCACATGGAGGACTTCTTGAAGATGACGAAGGGTTTCATGGAAGAAATGGAGCTACCTGATGCCAAGACACGAGTTGCaacgtatgattcattttatgaaaGGATAGAAAATAAGCATTCTAATCCTTAA
- the LOC130987197 gene encoding basic leucine zipper 9-like isoform X1, with translation MDNKKTILKNSSIYGCSDMKKSQSELALQELFASEDDRKFHHFEGSDSYHALFAMDHADHVTFPFKNLEIRREISASNALAEPPVWPWKPIESQSSICVDSPTSVYTSKGADNQAVGASSGSSHDQSDEEDMEIEAGSYDPTTNPIDVKRIKRMVSNRESARRSRRRKQAHLADLEQQVEQLRGENATLFKQLADATQQFKDSTTNNRVLRSDVEALRAKVKLAEDMVARGSLTSSLSHLLQNYLTTPQDYISSSGIPPVMGARADTYSGSAAVGLHGVVGDAVPDIWTWEVDPIPSSK, from the exons ATGGATAACAAGAAAACGATTTTGAAGAACAGTTCAATCTATGGCTGCAGCGACATGAAGAAAAGCCAATCTGAATTAGCTCTTCAGGAACTTTTTGCCTCTGAAGACGACAGAAAATTTCATCACTTTGAAGGCTCTGATTCCTATCATGCTCTCTTTGCCATGGACCACGCTGATCATGTCACTTTTCCTTTCAAGAATTTG GAAATCCGTAGAGAAATATCAGCTTCTAATGCATTGGCAGAGCCTCCGGTTTGGCCTTGGAAGCCGATTGAATCCCAGTCATCCATATGTG TTGATAGCCCCACGTCCGTGTATACCTCAAAGGGCGCGGATAACCAAGCAGTTGGCGCTAGCAGTGGCTCGTCACACGACCAATCAGACGAAGAGGACATGGAGATAGAAGCAGGCTCTTATGATCCCACCACCAATCCTATTGATGTCAAGCGCATCAAAAG GATGGTTTCCAACCGGGAGTCTGCACGACGTTCTAGACGAAGGAAGCAAGCACACTTAGCAGATCTTGAACAACAG GTAGAACAATTACGAGGAGAGAATGCAACTCTGTTCAAGCAACTCGCTGATGCTACTCAGCAATTCAAAGATTCGACAACAAACAATCGCGTGCTTAGATCAGACGTGGAAGCTCTACGAGCCAAG GTGAAGCTAGCAGAAGATATGGTTGCTCGAGGGTCATTGACATCGAGCCTGAGCCATCTTCTCCAGAACTATCTGACGACGCCACAGGACTACATAAGCAGCAGTGGCATTCCTCCGGTGATGGGGGCTCGTGCTGATACGTATTCAGGATCAGCAGCGGTGGGGCTTCACGGGGTTGTTGGAGATGCGGTCCCGGACATCTGGACTTGGGAAGTTGATCCCATCCCCAGTTCCAAATGA
- the LOC130987197 gene encoding bZIP transcription factor RISBZ4-like isoform X2: MEIRREISASNALAEPPVWPWKPIESQSSICVDSPTSVYTSKGADNQAVGASSGSSHDQSDEEDMEIEAGSYDPTTNPIDVKRIKRMVSNRESARRSRRRKQAHLADLEQQVEQLRGENATLFKQLADATQQFKDSTTNNRVLRSDVEALRAKVKLAEDMVARGSLTSSLSHLLQNYLTTPQDYISSSGIPPVMGARADTYSGSAAVGLHGVVGDAVPDIWTWEVDPIPSSK, encoded by the exons ATG GAAATCCGTAGAGAAATATCAGCTTCTAATGCATTGGCAGAGCCTCCGGTTTGGCCTTGGAAGCCGATTGAATCCCAGTCATCCATATGTG TTGATAGCCCCACGTCCGTGTATACCTCAAAGGGCGCGGATAACCAAGCAGTTGGCGCTAGCAGTGGCTCGTCACACGACCAATCAGACGAAGAGGACATGGAGATAGAAGCAGGCTCTTATGATCCCACCACCAATCCTATTGATGTCAAGCGCATCAAAAG GATGGTTTCCAACCGGGAGTCTGCACGACGTTCTAGACGAAGGAAGCAAGCACACTTAGCAGATCTTGAACAACAG GTAGAACAATTACGAGGAGAGAATGCAACTCTGTTCAAGCAACTCGCTGATGCTACTCAGCAATTCAAAGATTCGACAACAAACAATCGCGTGCTTAGATCAGACGTGGAAGCTCTACGAGCCAAG GTGAAGCTAGCAGAAGATATGGTTGCTCGAGGGTCATTGACATCGAGCCTGAGCCATCTTCTCCAGAACTATCTGACGACGCCACAGGACTACATAAGCAGCAGTGGCATTCCTCCGGTGATGGGGGCTCGTGCTGATACGTATTCAGGATCAGCAGCGGTGGGGCTTCACGGGGTTGTTGGAGATGCGGTCCCGGACATCTGGACTTGGGAAGTTGATCCCATCCCCAGTTCCAAATGA